The genomic window gtcagcggcggccgccgccgggccgggccggggcgggggggggggagggggtgcggggggggcagcagccgccgccgctccccgcagccgggccccgcccgccgccgctccccgcgccgccccacccccaccccccgcggcAGCGGTGGTAGCCGGGCAGAGCCaccgccgtgcccccccccccccccccaacaaccaccaccaccaccaccccccccggtCTCGGTACCGGCCCCTCAGGCGGGCCGCCCCCCGCGGCAGGAGACGGCGGGGCGCGCCGCCGCCATTCCTCGCCCCGGCGCTCCGCGCTCGGGAGGCACAAGatggccccggccccgcggcggggcggcagcggcggcggggagcgggcaccggcggccgggccgggccgggccgggcctggcggcGGGggacgcgccccccccccccccccgcgccgccgccgccgccgccgccccggcctccGGGGCCCCGGCTCACCTCCGGGGCGAACGGGGAGGCGCAGGAGTCGGAGTCCATGTCCCGGCGCGGGAGGCGGAggcagggccggggaggcagcggcggcagcaACCGGGCAGCGCCGACACCCGCGAACCGCTCGGTACCGGCGGGAGGCGGTgaagggggggggcggccgcccgcGCGGGGGCCGCCGGGAACGGTAGTCCGCCCGCGCGGGGAGTGCTGGGAACGGTAGTCCGGGCCTGCGCGGTGGCGGCcgcgggggctgctgggagcagcagtcggggccggggcggcggcggcgacgagcGGAGCGGTgagcccgggggtggggggggagaagcacCGGGGCGTCTGTGGGCCCCGGTGCAGAGCCGCGGTGGGCCTCGGGGTGGGAGGGTGTCGGTTGGCCGGGGACGGGCGGCGGCAGGCAGGGCGGCCGCCTCTCGCTAGCTTCGACCCCTGGGCCCCGCTGGAACACGCCCGCCGCGCCTTCCCGGGGGGGGCGACGGCCTCCCTCCGCGTTGTCCGCCCCTCCTCGCCCTGCTCGGTCTCGCCCGGCTCCGGTCTCGCCCCGCCGCGGCCTCCCcgctctcctcccttccctgcgcCGATCTCCCGGCCCTCGTTGCCGGGGGAGCGGAGAGGCGGCGGCTGCAGGCCGAAATACCGGGCTGGGTCCCGGCGGGGGGACCCGAGGCAGCAGCCGCGTCTTCGGGGACCGGCTCCCCCGCGTCCCGCAGCGGCTCCCGCCGCGCTCCCGTTCTTGGCGGAGCGGGAGtcccgctgcccgcccgcccacGGAGGCTGCCAAGGGCACGAGGCGAAAGCGGATTATTCCTCCGGTGTCCCTTTGACTGGGAGCGAGCGGGGACGGGCAGTCTGGCAGGACACCAGCCGTAACGCTTTTGGCCAAAACCCCGGAGCTCTCCACTTTCAGGCAGCCTCGCCTCGCCTGCGGTAACTTAGGCCGGGACGGTCAGCGAGCGTGCCTCCCGGGAACACCCCCCTCGGCACCTCGCTTTTGAGGAAGACCCCGCTGTCCACCTCGAAGAGCGGCAGGGGCTGCTCCCGCTGGGCGCCCCATCCGCGACACGAGGCGCTGGGGGCTCGGGTGCGACATTCATGAAGGTGTTATGTTCACAAAGCTCTGTCCGGCTCTCGTGAGGCTGCCGTAATCCTGGGCAGCTTCAACACGGgcttcttaaaaatataattagacTAAGCAGGGGAGGCTGCTGGCAGCGCCAGCTTGTTATGCAACCCCCGCTCCTCCGTGACAGGGGAAGGAGGATGTTTTCTAGGGCTGTTTAGTTTATCCCGCTTCCCAGCCAGAGGACGGTTTTCCCTGTGCTAAcccaccttttcttttcttctcttttctttttttttcttttccttttttctgtcctgcaaGCTGCTCTCAGGGTTGAACCCCAAGGGGCTCCACGCAGGGCGTGACGCAGCGTGTGCTCTCCCACAGGCACGGCATGGCGGCTAGCACAGGCAGCAGTGGCGGTGAGACGGCGGCGACGGGGGAGCCGGCACATGCGGTGTCGCTGCTGCGGGGGCTGAGCGCGCTGCGAGCGGAGCGGAGTCTGCTGGATGTGACGGTGGTGGCGGGCGGCCGGGAGTTCGGGGCGCACCGCGCCGTCCTGGCCGCCGCCTCTGGCTACTTCCGTGCCATGTTCGGCGGGGCACTGCGGGAGGCGCGGGCCGAGCGGGTACGGCTGCACGGCGTGGAGCCCGAGTGCCTGGCGCGCCTCCTCGACTTCGCCTACACTGGACGGGTGGGCGGGCTGGGCCCCGACATCGCCGAGCGCCTGCTGCGCGCCGCTGACCTGCTGCAGTTCCCCGCCGTCAAGGAGGCCTGCGGTGCCTGGCTGGCACGTCAGCTGGAGCCCGCCAACGCTCTGGACATGCAGGACTTTGCCGAGGCCTTTGCCTGCCCGGCGCTGGCGGCTGCCGCCCACCGCTTCGTCCTGCGGCATGTGGGCGAGCTGGGCGCCCAGCTGGAGCGGTTGCCGCTGCCGCGCCTCCTCTCCTACCTGCGGGACGACGGGCTCTGTGTCCCCAAAGAGGAGGCTGCCTTCCAGTTGGCACTGCGCTGGGTCCGCGCCGACCCTGCCACCCGCGCCCCgctgctgccccagctcctggcccATGTCCGCCTGCCCTTCGTGCGCCGCTTCTACCTGCTGGCCCACGTGGAGGGCGAGCCGCTGGTAGCccgctgcccgccctgcctgcGTCTCCTGCGTGAGGCCCGTGACTTCCAGGCCGCCCGCCTTGACCGCCATGACCGGGGGCCCTGCGCCCGCATGCGCCCCCGGCCCTCCACCGGCCTGGCCGAGATCCTCGTCATCGTCGGTGGCTGTGACCGCGACTGCGACGAGCTCGTCACCGTTGACTGCTACAACCCGCGCACCGGCCACTGGCGCTACCTGGCCGAGTTCCCTGAGCACCTGGGCGGGGGCTACAGCGTCGCCGCGCTGGGCAACGACATCTATGTCACCGGTAAGGCGTGCAGGGCATGAAAGCACCGCTGCTGAGATTTCCATTGAAAATACACGGGTTCTAGCAGCAAGACCTGGCTTTTCTCGGGGTAGCAGAGAGTTTGAAACTCTGCTCGGGCTCAGTATGACTGCAGCCTGAAGGCGGGTGTAGGGACTCCTTGAGTTCGTGCTGAATTTAGCAGCAGATCTCAATCCGGGAGGTATTTTGTCATGACTAATGCTCCTGAGCACGTGGGCAGAAGTAACAGATCTTGCACCAATAGAACTTTCTAACCACTCGCGCTGGGGGACAGGAGTGACTTGAGAGGGTTTTGAATTTCTGGCTGTGAAGATGGTGTTTGGGTTCAGAATCTGTGAATCACAAGCCAAGCGCGTGCTCAAGGCAGAGGCGCGTCAGAAAGCCCCCGGTTCCTCAGCCAGCCAGCGCCTATGAGTCACGGTACCTTCCTCAGCACAAATGCTGCCTCCTCACAGTCCGCTGGGGCTATAATTACTTCTGTCAAGGTGACATGGATGCGTAAACTCGGCTGTGAATCTGCATGTAGATGCCTCCTTTGAAGCACATCCCCGTAGCTGGAGTGGCAGCCCTGCGGCAGCTGTAACAAAGCAGGGCCTGGGAAACGAGGTGCTGCAGAACAGCTTGCTCTGGGTGTGCAGGACGTGCTGACAAAGATTTGAAGGGCAGGTCAAATGCAGGTGAACAGGAAACTGTTCTCTAGTCATGAGCAGAAAACAAGGCTCTGCTTTAAGGGCAGAGTTCTAAACATGACGGGCTACCACACAACTCGTTTGTATGGATGCCCTTACGTCCCGTGGGAGCTTTCTGGAGCAATCCCACGCGGTTCTGGGGGCACCGATACTGCTGAGAGCTCCATGCTTCAACAAGGCCACTGCTGACAGGGATCTTCAGTTGTTCTGCTTAGTGTCAGCATCGTAGCACGGGTagtggggagggagggttggAAGGTTTCCGTGCTGCCGGCAGTAATGCTGCCTTGGCAGCCAGGTGCTGGTGAGCGTTAGTCTCAGCAGTTTCTGGACAGCAACGCAGCAAGGGTtgcaaaacagggaagaaaacgGGTTGTTTGGAGGGATGGAGCTAGTCAAACCTGGGAGACTCGTTTTGAGTCTGGCTGAGTACGGATTAGGAGTGACACAGGAGAAATCCTTCCAGGCGTGCTGGGAAAGAAACAGTGCAAAACTTCTGTTAAAGTCCTCACAGCACACGCTACTGTGGTCCCccagcactgaaatattttcataatgtATGGCCCTGGGAAGGAAAAAGTGCGTGTGGGTATTAAGAAGGTGCAGCTGGAAGACATAGCAAAGTCCCCTATCCCCAGTCTCCTCCATCGCCTCGTAGTATTTCCCTTTCTGAAACTGCACTTTGACATGTGGCGTGCTGTGCTGCAGGGGGATCGGACGGGTCAAGGCTGTACGACTGCGTCTGGAGGTACAATTCCAGCGTGAACGAGTGGACGGAGGTGTCTCCCATGCTGAAAGCCAGAGAATACCACAGCTCCACGGTCCTGGACGGGCTGCTGTACGTGATCGCCTCCGACAGCACGGAGCGCTACGACCACTCGGTGGACAGCTGGGAGGCTCTGCAGCCCATGCTGTACCCCATGGACAACTGCTCCACCACCTCATGCCGTGGCAAGCTGTTTGCCATAGGCTCCCTGGCTGGCAAAGAGTCCATGGTTATGCAGTGCTACGACCCTGACAGTGACCTCTGGTCCCTCGTGAACTGCGGCCACCTGCCTCCCTGGTCCTTCGCCCCAAAGACTGTCACTCTCAACGGCCTCATGTACTTCATAAGGTGAGTAGCAGGAGCAATAACCTCCCTCCCCATGCCCCCAGTGGGCAAGCCCAGGGTTTCCCCGGGAAGGCATGTGGATTTTGTGGGTGGTTGCAGGAAGAGCACTGTGTTGGGAAAGCACAGCAGTGCTTCCGCTGATGGTCCAGGTGGGTCTGTAAACTGCCACGCCTCTTCGCTTTACTTCTGTTGTAGCTGGACCTCAAAGAACTACActtaaaattctgtaaaaatgtCTGAATCTAAACCCACAGGCTGGGGAATAGCCAGGTCTAAATCTGGCTGAagtcagcagcagtgctgcttggAAATAGACTTCTCAGTTTTCTTGGCTTCTGGTTCAACCCCCCTTGTTGCTATAAATAAGGGAGTAAGCTCCAAGAAAGCGTTAAACTGTAGCCCAGGGGAGGACATCCTCCGTCTCAGCGGAGATAAGAGGACTGAAGATGAAATGATTGGTCACTATTTTTAAGCGCCTTTCCAAATTGGGACTTAATTACCCATCTGAAGCTGTCCTGGTGGCGCAAATACTTTGGTTATccacttaattaaaaataaactgaaaggcaTGCTAGCACTGAAGCATTTCATCTTGTTGTGTTGACTTTGAGCAAACATAGACTTCTGCGATGGCCTCcagacacttttctttttttagtctcCTCTTGGCTTTGCATAACACAGCAACTTCTACCCAGGACCTTTTATTTGATTCATCTGGGTTCAGCCGAGTGTCTTGGTTCCTGGCCATTGTTTGCAAGTAGCAGTTTGAGTCACCTGCTTTTTAGTAAAGACTGGCAGGGGTGTTCTAGCTGTTTGGCCACTTGTCACAAGCGGGTTCTataggttttcctttttcttatcttttttaaGATACTGATGATTGACACTTCAGGATTTCTGATCACTTACGGCTCTGCAGGAGTTAATGAGAAGATGATCAGAGTCAGGGTTTTCGTCCCCTCATTTCACGTGTTGCACGTGGGCTGCTGCTCTGTGTAAAGCTGTGAGATAATCTTTGGAGGACAGAGGAATAGCTTACAAATAGAGGTCGCAAACTCATTTTTTGGTTAGTTTTAAATAGCTCAGACTAAAGCTTCTGACTGACGATCCCCTCTAGTGGGACTAGTTTTATAACTATAAATATGGCACAGCAGCGAGTCTTAGGTCTTCAGCTGTATCCTTCTTTGAGCTAACCCTGAGACAGGAGAGGAGGTCCTGGCCTGCCTGTCACCAATCCTGGAACTGCATGCCTAGAGCTTTGCCCCTTGTTTCCCTTCCAGTCCATCGGGGTTTTTAGCTTCATACTTGAAAGTATTTGACTGGCCTGCTGCTCTGTTATGGGAAGCGTTGTGAACAGCAGCACTTCCTCCAGGTACAAATGGCTTGGCAGCAGCATTTGGCTCCCAAGCGCTGTGTGCTAAGGCAGGTACCGGCTCTTGGTTCTGAGCAGTTCTGAGGAAGAAAGGTTGGTCTTAGTGCAGCTCTGTGGGGCTTGGAGTGCTCACTTACGTGTGCCTGCACTTAAGATGTTTCGTTCAGGTGAATATCGGTTCAGTTAAAGGTACATCGCAAAAGTAACTCGAACTGAAGAAACTGGTTTCAAAGTGTGTATTGTATGGGTACCTTAGGAACACTTGTCCAGAGCGTAACCAGAAAGCCCCATGGCACGCACCTTGGCTTCACCACTGGCTTTGCAGGCAGATTTTTGATGTAATGTTTGCTAAGCAGATGCTGCTGTTGTAGGTGagatttctcatttattttcactCCCTCCCCTGCTCAGATTCACGTCAGCAATCGATAGTGATACCCTGTCACCTGCACGATGCATGACAATACGCGATGTCACGATAGATACAAAGACAACAAAATATTCCTCGCAGCCTTTTGAATCCATCCCTAACAGGACTGTCTTGGAGTGACTGACAGCTCTTCTCCAGCTGCCCTGACCTTGTCCTCCTCGTGTTCTTGGGTCAGCAGCGCGCGTTTCTGTGTTGTGAACATCCTTCACCTGTCACTGTCGCCCTCCTGCCTTGCGAGCAGAGCGGGCAAGAGAAGCCTTGGGGGATTACGCTGCCCCTGCCAGCTCTTCTCTCACAGTCCTATGGTCCATCTAAATTTGGCACTGGCAAAAAACTCAAGCAGTAGGGATGCCGTTACTTGGAAGTGCATGGAGGTTTAAGCCTCTCCAGAACAGCAGTCATTTTTCTTCCAGACCCTGAAGACTTGGCACCAAAGCCAGATCGGTCTGTGAAATGCAGGCTTGCAGAAAGTTAGTCTGTGAACACACCTACCATAGAtgtagatgtaaaaaaaaaaaaaaaaaaaaaaaaaaaagactagattTGAGAAAGCCCTTGCGATTATGGAGCCATTTCTGACCCAGCAGTGGTGCAGCTGCGTGCTGGACTCCGAGTGGGGCATGCAGTCCAGAGCAGCTCACCCTGCCGTCTCGGCTGGAGCGACCAGCTTAGGCAGGTGGAAAACAGTGCGTGCTGTCAACTTGCTCTGTCTCTGGTTGTCTTGTCTGCCATCCCACCTAGGCAGCATCCTGAAACTCAGCGTACACCAGAAAGTATAGAGTGCGTTGCTTTGGCTGTCGAGAAGCTCAGAAGGGGCATTTGGGCTCTTTGGATGTAGGTCACTGGCACTGAGAATGAGACATGCTCCTGCACTAATATGTGGTACGAGTGCAATGTCTGTGCCAGCCTGCTTCGTGGGTTAGGGGTGCAGCAGAGATGTCCAGGCATTTCCTGGGGTTGAATGTCACTGCAGGCACAGGAGAAGCTCATGCTGGAGGCTGGGGTCTGCATCGAGACCTGCACCTTCATACAGGGACCCTCTGGTCTCCAATCTATGTAGTGGAATTGGAGCAGAAGTGCTTATGGCAGCATTTCAGGCTGTTGAACTGAGGGCTTCACAAGGTGGGAGGTTTTTAGAATGCAGAAGAGTAATTTTGTGTTATCTCCAACAGAGACGACTCAGCTGAAGTGGACGTTTACAATCCAGTGAAGAATGAATGGGATAAAATCCCTGCTATGCTTCAGGTAGGATGCTTACCGAGCTACCATCTTCCTATCAGTGTTAAAAACCAGTGTAATTTACCTTTGGAAAAACCAGGTGCTCTTTAGATGATAACCCCTTACACACAGAGTGCATTTAAGCATCTCACAGTCACCTGGTAGAAAAAATCCCAGACTGCGGTTGTGTAGTCGGGTGCTCAGCCCAGCACGCAAGAGCTGGGTAAAGCTAGAAAACGCTGTCTCCTCCTGGCAGTTGGGCAACGCTGGTTGAGAGCCAGAGTCAGCAGCTGGTGGGCGCTGAGCCCCATCCAAGCGAGCAGTTGTGGGACAGTACCCGACACCTTTGTCCTCTGCCTAATTGGGCAAAACTCTCCTGTTTAACTGTTgcgtatatttatttttaaattgtaggTTCACGTTGGGGGGAGCGTGGCCGTACTTGGCGGGAAGCTCTATGTCTCTGGCGGCTACGATAACACGTTTGAACTCTCGGACGTCGTGGAAGCCTATGACCCTGAGACGCGAACGTGGAGCGTGGTGGGCCGACTCCCCGAGCCCATCTTCTGGCACGGCAGCGTCAGCATATTCCGGCAATTCATGCCGGAAACCACACAGGAGGATGATGGCATCACACTGGACAACACCATCAACTTGAACAGGCAGCGCCAAAACCTTCACAACCAGAACCTTAACGAGCTTCGTTAGCAGGGGAAGGTGCTGTTCTCCTGGCTCGGCGCGAGTTCGTTATCCAGAACCAGTGTTGCTTTG from Accipiter gentilis chromosome 1, bAccGen1.1, whole genome shotgun sequence includes these protein-coding regions:
- the KLHL21 gene encoding kelch-like protein 21, with amino-acid sequence MAASTGSSGGETAATGEPAHAVSLLRGLSALRAERSLLDVTVVAGGREFGAHRAVLAAASGYFRAMFGGALREARAERVRLHGVEPECLARLLDFAYTGRVGGLGPDIAERLLRAADLLQFPAVKEACGAWLARQLEPANALDMQDFAEAFACPALAAAAHRFVLRHVGELGAQLERLPLPRLLSYLRDDGLCVPKEEAAFQLALRWVRADPATRAPLLPQLLAHVRLPFVRRFYLLAHVEGEPLVARCPPCLRLLREARDFQAARLDRHDRGPCARMRPRPSTGLAEILVIVGGCDRDCDELVTVDCYNPRTGHWRYLAEFPEHLGGGYSVAALGNDIYVTGGSDGSRLYDCVWRYNSSVNEWTEVSPMLKAREYHSSTVLDGLLYVIASDSTERYDHSVDSWEALQPMLYPMDNCSTTSCRGKLFAIGSLAGKESMVMQCYDPDSDLWSLVNCGHLPPWSFAPKTVTLNGLMYFIRDDSAEVDVYNPVKNEWDKIPAMLQVHVGGSVAVLGGKLYVSGGYDNTFELSDVVEAYDPETRTWSVVGRLPEPIFWHGSVSIFRQFMPETTQEDDGITLDNTINLNRQRQNLHNQNLNELR